One genomic window of Luteitalea pratensis includes the following:
- a CDS encoding CRTAC1 family protein, with amino-acid sequence MRSHVDFRARIAAAVAAVLLVTGLRLTAGQGDALPFAFVNVARQAGLDSVTVYGGSERNRYLLETTGSGVALIDIDGDGWLDVFLVNGTTLEGFPPGQEPTAHLYRNRRDGTFEDVTDRAGVRQSGWGQAACVGDYDADGRDDFLVTYWGQNRLFRNRPGGTFDDTTAGAGLVTARRWGAGCAFLDYDRDGHLDLFVANYIDLDLGATPMPESGLCRYKGLPVACGPPGLPGATNALYRNRGDGTFEDVSNKSGIVRGRGTYGLGVTTLDFDDDGWIDLYVANDSKPSTLYRNNRDGTFNDIAIEAGCAFSQDGRAQAGMGLAVGDYDRNGTMDIFRTNFAGDTSTLYANTGRGDCDDRTFAAGIGINTRWLGWGVGFLDLEHDGWPDLFLVNGHVYPEVSALAGEAAYRQRKVVYHNRGKGRFEDVTDRLGPPVTTPAASRGAAFGDLDNDGDIDVVVNNMHALPDLFRLDIRPGAGHWLGIALAGTVSHRNAIGARVTVSSGGRTFVDEVRGGGSYYAQNDLRLHFGLGDATAVTGVSVRWPSGVEEAFVASGIDRLVTLTEGRGTPVRGPTR; translated from the coding sequence GTGCGAAGCCACGTCGACTTTCGCGCCAGGATCGCGGCGGCCGTAGCCGCGGTCCTCCTCGTGACTGGCTTGCGCCTCACGGCGGGGCAAGGTGATGCCCTGCCGTTTGCGTTCGTGAACGTCGCCCGCCAGGCCGGTCTCGACAGCGTCACCGTGTACGGGGGCAGCGAGCGCAACCGCTACCTCCTCGAGACGACGGGCAGCGGCGTGGCCCTCATCGACATCGATGGCGACGGCTGGCTCGACGTCTTTCTGGTGAACGGCACCACGCTCGAGGGGTTCCCGCCTGGCCAGGAACCCACGGCACACCTGTATCGCAACCGCCGCGACGGCACCTTCGAGGACGTGACCGACCGCGCCGGTGTTCGCCAGTCCGGCTGGGGTCAAGCGGCCTGCGTCGGCGACTACGACGCGGATGGCCGCGACGATTTCCTGGTGACCTACTGGGGACAGAACCGGTTGTTCCGGAACCGCCCCGGGGGTACGTTCGACGACACCACCGCTGGCGCGGGCCTGGTGACAGCGCGCCGATGGGGCGCGGGCTGCGCGTTCCTCGACTACGACCGCGATGGTCACCTCGACCTCTTCGTCGCCAACTACATCGACCTCGACCTCGGGGCGACGCCAATGCCCGAGTCCGGCCTGTGCCGCTACAAGGGCCTTCCGGTGGCGTGCGGGCCGCCAGGCCTTCCCGGCGCGACGAACGCGCTCTATCGGAATCGTGGCGATGGCACGTTCGAGGACGTCTCGAACAAGTCGGGTATCGTGCGCGGGCGCGGGACATACGGGCTGGGCGTCACGACGCTCGACTTCGACGATGACGGATGGATCGATCTGTACGTGGCCAACGATTCGAAGCCGAGCACGCTCTATCGGAACAACCGGGACGGCACCTTCAACGACATCGCCATCGAAGCTGGCTGCGCGTTCAGCCAGGACGGCCGGGCGCAGGCAGGCATGGGCCTGGCCGTGGGCGACTACGACCGGAACGGCACGATGGACATCTTCCGCACCAACTTTGCGGGTGACACGTCGACGCTCTACGCCAACACGGGCCGCGGCGATTGCGACGATCGCACGTTTGCGGCGGGTATCGGCATCAACACGCGCTGGCTCGGATGGGGCGTCGGCTTCCTCGACCTCGAGCACGACGGGTGGCCCGATCTGTTCCTGGTGAACGGACACGTCTACCCCGAAGTCTCAGCCTTGGCCGGCGAGGCCGCATACAGGCAGCGGAAGGTGGTCTATCACAATCGCGGCAAGGGACGGTTCGAGGACGTCACCGATCGACTCGGCCCACCCGTGACGACACCAGCCGCGAGCCGGGGCGCCGCATTCGGCGATCTCGACAACGACGGTGACATCGACGTGGTGGTCAACAACATGCACGCGCTACCGGACCTGTTCCGTCTCGACATCCGTCCGGGCGCGGGCCACTGGCTCGGCATCGCCTTGGCCGGCACCGTGTCGCACCGCAACGCGATCGGCGCGCGCGTGACCGTGTCGTCAGGCGGACGGACCTTCGTGGACGAGGTGCGCGGCGGCGGAAGCTACTACGCGCAGAACGACCTCCGCCTCCACTTCGGCCTCGGGGACGCAACCGCCGTGACCGGTGTCTCGGTGCGGTGGCCCAGCGGCGTCGAGGAAGCGTTCGTGGCCAGCGGCATCGACCGGCTGGTCACGCTGACAGAAGGCCGCGGGACGCCAGTGCGCGGGCCAACCCGTTAG
- a CDS encoding helicase HerA domain-containing protein, with protein MQDFETLGAFYLGRPYDLTTKTATPAPLMYDSRDLLTHAVCIGMTGSGKTGLCIGLLEEALIDGIPAIIIDPKGDLSNLALTFPSLSGEAFAPWVNEDEAQRAGQDVSAFAAAQAERWRQGLESWGQDAARVKRLHDAAEITIYTPGSSAGTPVSILKSFAVPSPAVLEDRDLLRERLQTTATSLLGLAGIEADPLQSREHILIAKLLETAWLAGTDLDLVTLIQQIQSPPVTRIGALELDAFFPAKERFGLAMALNNLLAAPGFDQWLTGVPLDIASFLRTPDGRPRAAVFSISHLSDAERMFFVSLLLNEILGWVRMQSGTTSLRALLYMDEIFGYLPPVANPPSKGPMLLLLKQARAFGLGVVLATQNPVDLDYKALSNTGTWFIGRLQTERDKARVLEGLAGASGDGSFDGARMGDVLAGLGNRVFLMHNVHEQAPVTFETRWTLSYLRGPLTRTHIRQLKARENAERRTPNAGLENVERRTPNGEGAPTTAASAPPVLPPGVTALFVPARGAAAGAGLAYAPALYVAGTVRIADTKRRIAETVPVQVLVPLQAGATPLALDRATSVDVAPEDLEQAPRGPATYGDLPTAASTPRSYEAWRKAVATWLYDTKAITLQEHAPSGTHSTPGETEAAFRARLSEALRVERDAKVDAIRKKYGTRLQALQDRIRKAEQQLGKQQQEVTSSTGSAIVTAATGVFGALFGRKAFSAANAGRLGTAARGASKVMKEKQDVTRAEENLASEQQKLADMQAAIENEATAAAGDDAAALQPLVLRPKKSDITVSAATLVWVPQPPA; from the coding sequence ATGCAGGACTTCGAGACACTCGGTGCGTTCTATCTCGGCCGCCCCTACGACCTCACGACGAAGACGGCAACGCCGGCGCCGCTGATGTACGACTCGCGCGATCTGCTGACGCATGCGGTGTGCATCGGCATGACCGGCAGCGGCAAGACGGGCCTCTGTATCGGGCTGCTCGAGGAGGCGTTGATCGATGGCATCCCCGCGATCATCATCGACCCCAAGGGCGACCTCTCGAACCTGGCGCTGACCTTCCCGTCGCTGTCGGGCGAGGCGTTCGCACCGTGGGTGAACGAGGACGAGGCGCAACGCGCGGGACAGGACGTGTCGGCGTTTGCCGCGGCGCAGGCCGAGCGCTGGCGGCAGGGCCTCGAGAGCTGGGGCCAGGACGCCGCGCGCGTCAAGCGATTGCACGACGCCGCCGAAATCACGATCTACACGCCAGGGAGCAGCGCCGGTACGCCGGTGTCGATCCTGAAATCGTTCGCCGTGCCGTCGCCGGCGGTGCTCGAGGATCGCGACCTGCTGCGCGAACGTCTCCAGACCACGGCGACCAGTCTGCTGGGCCTCGCGGGCATCGAGGCCGATCCGCTGCAGTCGCGCGAACACATCCTCATCGCCAAGCTGCTCGAGACCGCCTGGCTCGCCGGCACCGACCTGGACCTGGTGACGCTCATCCAGCAGATCCAGTCCCCACCTGTCACGCGGATCGGCGCCCTCGAACTGGATGCGTTCTTCCCGGCCAAGGAGCGCTTCGGCCTGGCGATGGCGTTGAACAACCTGCTCGCGGCGCCGGGCTTCGATCAGTGGCTCACGGGCGTGCCGCTCGACATCGCGTCATTCCTGCGCACACCCGACGGACGGCCACGGGCCGCGGTGTTCTCGATTTCGCACCTGAGCGACGCCGAGCGGATGTTCTTCGTGTCGCTGCTGCTCAACGAGATTCTCGGCTGGGTGCGAATGCAGTCGGGCACGACGAGCCTGCGCGCGCTGCTCTACATGGACGAAATCTTCGGCTACCTGCCGCCGGTGGCCAACCCGCCGTCGAAGGGTCCGATGCTCCTGTTGCTGAAGCAGGCACGCGCCTTCGGGCTGGGCGTCGTCCTCGCCACGCAGAACCCCGTCGATCTGGACTACAAGGCGCTGTCCAACACCGGCACCTGGTTCATCGGACGCCTGCAGACCGAACGCGACAAGGCGCGCGTGCTCGAGGGCCTCGCGGGCGCCAGCGGTGACGGCAGCTTCGACGGGGCACGCATGGGCGACGTGCTCGCCGGGCTCGGCAACCGGGTGTTCCTGATGCACAACGTGCACGAGCAGGCGCCGGTGACGTTCGAGACACGGTGGACACTCTCCTACCTGCGCGGTCCGTTGACGCGCACGCACATCAGACAGCTGAAGGCGCGCGAGAACGCCGAACGCAGAACGCCGAACGCCGGCTTGGAGAACGTCGAACGCCGAACGCCGAACGGCGAGGGCGCGCCTACAACCGCGGCGAGTGCGCCGCCGGTCCTCCCGCCTGGCGTCACGGCCCTCTTCGTGCCGGCGCGCGGTGCCGCCGCGGGAGCCGGCCTCGCCTACGCCCCGGCGCTCTACGTAGCCGGCACCGTGCGCATCGCGGATACGAAACGGCGCATCGCCGAGACGGTGCCGGTGCAGGTGCTGGTGCCGCTGCAGGCAGGCGCAACGCCACTGGCGCTCGACCGGGCCACATCGGTGGACGTCGCCCCGGAGGACCTCGAACAGGCGCCACGCGGACCCGCGACGTACGGCGATCTGCCCACCGCCGCGAGCACGCCGCGCAGCTACGAGGCCTGGCGCAAGGCCGTGGCCACGTGGCTGTACGACACGAAGGCGATCACGCTGCAGGAGCACGCGCCGAGCGGCACGCACTCGACGCCGGGCGAGACCGAGGCGGCCTTCCGGGCACGGCTGTCCGAGGCGCTCCGTGTCGAACGGGACGCCAAGGTGGATGCGATTCGCAAAAAGTACGGGACACGCCTGCAGGCGCTCCAGGACCGTATCCGCAAGGCCGAACAGCAGCTGGGCAAGCAGCAGCAGGAGGTCACGTCCTCGACGGGATCAGCCATCGTGACCGCCGCGACAGGAGTCTTCGGCGCATTGTTCGGCCGCAAGGCCTTCAGCGCCGCCAATGCCGGGCGACTCGGCACCGCCGCCCGTGGCGCCAGCAAGGTGATGAAGGAGAAGCAGGACGTGACGCGCGCCGAGGAAAACCTGGCCTCGGAACAACAGAAACTCGCCGACATGCAGGCCGCCATCGAGAACGAGGCGACGGCCGCCGCCGGTGACGACGCCGCGGCGCTGCAGCCCCTGGTGCTGCGCCCGAAGAAGTCCGACATCACGGTGTCGGCCGCGACACTCGTGTGGGTCCCGCAACCACCGGCCTGA